One Aegilops tauschii subsp. strangulata cultivar AL8/78 chromosome 7, Aet v6.0, whole genome shotgun sequence genomic window carries:
- the LOC109758953 gene encoding tyrosine--tRNA ligase 1, cytoplasmic-like, producing the protein MDNSVEATISTTGNAVEMSLDERFATMRSIGLGSIDEEEELRVLLEKKVAPIYYVWCDPLPSVHIAQGIMMVLNVNKMVKDGCRVKILIADWFAHIHNRFGGDMSDIRTIGCYMIEVWKEAGLELNEVEFMWLSDEINRCPHEYWMLVMDVARNNTLGRMIRCWDKTFEYALVLYGMPADPYDRPDVVAPMIFEPCMQCAAVLLPKADIWLLSMDHDDDLEEVRELTREYCKDMKGGNRPIILSHNKLPNLLEDDEFGNIGEPGWAIFMEDGEQSLSVKVRKAFCPEKVAQGNPCLEYIRHIVFPWFGHCEVPGKEEKSGGSRTFHKVEELISDYESGALHSADVKRALEEALKKIMKTIVEFFGIQRGVNKKA; encoded by the exons ATGGACAACTCAGTGGAGGCGACCATCAGCACTACAGGGAATGCTGTCGAGATGAGTTTGGATGAGAGGTTTGCGACCATGAGGAGCATCGGGTTGGGGAGCATCGATGAGGAAGAGGAGCTTAGGGTGCTACTTGAGAAGAAGGTCGCTCCTATCTACTATGTTTGGTGCGACCCCTTGCCGTCGGTACACATTGCCCAGGGGATCATGATGGTGCTCAATGTCAACAAAATGGTCAAAGATGGCTGCAGAGTTAAAATCTTGATAGCGGATTGGTTTGCTCATATACACAACAGATTCGGTGGTGATATGAGTGATATTCGGACAATTGGATGTTACATGATTGAGGTATGGAAAGAAGCAGGCTTGGAGCTTAACGAGGTAGAGTTTATGTGGTTGTCGGATGAGATAAATCGCTGTCCACATGAATACTGGATGCTTGTGATGGATGTTGCTAGAAATAACACCTTGGGGAGGATGATAAGGTGCTGGGACAAGACCTTTGAATATGCACTCGTGTTGTATGGAATGCCTGCTGATCCATATGACCGGCCTGATGTGGTGGCTCCAATGATCTTTGAACCTTGCATGCAGTGTGCTGCTGTATTACTCCCGAAGGCCGACATTTGGCTGCTATCCATGGATCATGACGACGATCTTGAGGAGGTTCGCGAGCTAACTAGAGAGTACTGCAAAGACATGAAGGGTGGAAATAGACCTATTATTCTGTCACATAACAAGCTCCCCAATTTACTAGAGGACGATGAATTTGGTAATATAGGAGAACCAGGTTGGGCCATCTTCATGGAAGACGGGGAGCAAAGTTTGAGTGTGAAAGTAAGGAAAGCTTTCTGTCCTGAAAAAGTTGCACAAGGCAACCCATGTCTGGAGTACATTAGACATATTGTGTTTCCATGGTTTGGACACTGTGAGGTGCCAGGGAAAGAAGAGAAGAGTGGTGGTAGCAGGACGTTTCACAAGGTGGAAGAGCTCATTTCTGATTATGAAAGTGGTGCTCTGCATTCCGCTGACGTGAAGCGGGCTCTTGAAGAAGCACTAAAGAAGATTATGAAGACT ATTGTGGAATTCTTCGGCATACAGAGAGGGGTGAATAAAAAAGCATAA